In the Vulpes lagopus strain Blue_001 chromosome 16, ASM1834538v1, whole genome shotgun sequence genome, one interval contains:
- the SLITRK1 gene encoding SLIT and NTRK-like protein 1 — protein sequence MLLWILLLETSLCFAAGNVTGDVCKEKICSCNEIEGDLHVDCEKKGFTSLQRFTAPTSQFYHLFLHGNSLTRLFPNEFANFYNAVSLHMENNGLHEIVPGAFLGLQLVKRLHINNNKIKSFRKQTFLGLDDLEYLQADFNLLRDIDPGAFQDLNKLEVLILNDNLISTLPANVFQYVPITHLDLRGNRLKTLPYEEVLEQIPGIAEILLEDNPWDCTCDLLSLKEWLENIPKNALIGRVVCEAPTRLQGKDLNETTEQDLCPLKNRVDSSLPAPPAQEETFAPGPLPTPFKTNGQEDHATPGSAPNGGTKIPGNWQIKIRPTAAIATGSARNKPPANGLPCPGGCSCDHIPGSGLKMNCNNRNVSSLADLKPKLSNVQELFLRDNKIHSIRKSHFVDYKNLILLDLGNNNIATIENNTFKNLLDLRWLYMDSNYLDTLSREKFAGLQNLEYLNVEYNAIQLILPGTFNAMPKLRILILNNNLLRSLPVDVFAGVSLSKLSLHNNYFMYLPVAGVLDQLTSIIQIDLHGNPWECSCTIVPFKQWAERLGSEVLMSDLKCETPVNFFRKDFMLLSNDEICPQLYARISPTLTSHSKNSTGLAETGTHSNSYLDTSRVSISVLVPGLLLVFVTSAFTVVGMLVFILRNRKRSKRRDANSSASEINSLQTVCDSSYWHNGPYNADGAHRVYDCGSHSLSD from the coding sequence ATGCTGCTTTGGATTCTGTTGCTGGAGACGTCTCTTTGTTTTGCCGCTGGAAACGTTACAGGGGACGTTTGTAAAGAGAAGATCTGTTCCTGCAATGAGATAGAAGGGGACCTACACGTAGACTGTGAAAAAAAGGGCTTTACAAGTCTGCAGCGTTTCACCGCCCCGACTTCCCAGTTTTACCATCTATTTCTGCATGGTAATTCCCTCACTCGACTTTTCCCTAATGAGTTTGCTAACTTTTATAATGCGGTTAGTTTGCACATGGAAAACAATGGCTTGCATGAAATCGTTCCTGGGGCTTTTCTGGGGCTGCAGCTGGTGAAAAGGCTGCACATCAACAACAACAAGATCAAGTCTTTTAGAAAGCAGACTTTTCTGGGGCTGGACGATCTGGAATACCTCCAGGCCGATTTTAATTTATTACGGGATATAGACCCCGGGGCCTTTCAGGACTTGAACAAGCTGGAGGTACTCATTTTAAATGACAATCTCATCAGCACCCTACCTGCCAATGTGTTCCAGTAtgtgcccatcacccacctcGACCTCCGGGGAAACAGGCTGAAAACGCTGCCCTATGAGGAAGTCTTGGAGCAAATCCCTGGCATTGCTGAGATTCTGCTAGAGGATAACCCGTGGGACTGCACCTGTGATCTCCTCTCCCTGAAAGAATGGCTGGAAAATATTCCCAAAAATGCTCTGATCGGCCGAGTTGTCTGTGAAGCCCCCACCAGACTGCAGGGGAAAGACCTCAATGAAACCACAGAACAGGACTTGTGTCCTTTGAAAAACCGAGTGGATTCCAGTCTCCCGGCGCCCCCTGCCCAAGAAGAGACCTTCGCTCCTGGACCCCTGCCAACTCCTTTCAAGACAAATGGGCAAGAGGATCACGCCACCCCAGGGTCTGCTCCAAACGGAGGTACAAAGATCCCAGGCAACTGGCAGATCAAAATAAGACCCACTGCTGCGATAGCGACCGGCAGCGCCAGAAACAAACCCCCAGCCAACGGCTtgccctgccctgggggctgCAGCTGCGACCACATCCCAGGGTCGGGTTTAAAGATGAACTGCAACAACCGGAACGTGAGCAGTTTGGCTGATTTGAAGCCCAAGCTCTCCAACGTGCAGGAGCTTTTCCTCCGAGATAACAAGATCCATAGCATCCGAAAATCTCACTTTGTGGATTACAAGAATCTCATTCTGTTAGATCTGGGCAACAATAACATTGCTACCATAGAGAACAACACTTTTAAGAACCTTTTGGACCTCAGGTGGCTGTATATGGATAGCAACTACCTGGACACGCTATCCCGGGAGAAATTCGCCGGGCTGCAAAACCTCGAGTACCTGAACGTGGAGTACAATGCAATCCAGCTCATCCTTCCTGGCACTTTCAATGCTATGCCCAAACTGAGGATCCTCATTCTCAATAACAACTTGCTGAGGTCCCTTCCCGTGGACGTGTTCGCTGGGGTTTCGCTGTCTAAGCTCAGCCTGCACAACAACTACTTCATGTACCTTCCGGTGGCAGGGGTGCTGGACCAGTTAACCTCCATCATCCAGATAGACCTGCACGGAAACCCTTGGGAGTGCTCCTGCACCATTGTGCCTTTTAAGCAATGGGCAGAACGCCTGGGTTCCGAAGTGCTGATGAGCGACCTCAAGTGTGAGACGCCGGTGAACTTCTTTAGGAAGGATTTCATGCTTCTCTCCAATGACGAGATCTGCCCCCAGCTGTACGCGAGGATCTCGCCCACGTTAACTTCGCACAGTAAAAACAGCACTGGGTTGGCGGAGACCGGGACGCACTCCAACTCCTATCTAGACACCAGCAGGGTGTCCATCTCCGTGTTGGTCCCGGGACTGCTGCTGGTGTTTGTCACCTCCGCCTTCACTGTAGTGGGCATGCTTGTGTTTATCCTGAGGAATAGAAAACGATCTAAGAGAAGGGACGCCAACTCCTCGGCGTCCGAAATTAATTCCCTACAGACAGTCTGTGACTCTTCCTACTGGCACAATGGGCCTTACAACGCAGATGGGGCCCACAGAGTATATGACTGTGGCTCCCACTCGCTCTCAGACTAG